A single Saccharolobus shibatae B12 DNA region contains:
- a CDS encoding DUF973 family protein, with protein MSQQNTELEGIGKLRGGSLFMILSVLLAAIGILVIISAGVLGGMFSVASGNVGGAIAAGIGLLAGIAIVILIGAIIGLVGILRIRSGFSILKSLGRDVGIGETGTTLYLVGLIIIIIGALLTFVLIGVPILILGEIIALIGGILIGIGFYRVGELYNEGLVKIGGILIIIPIDILNFVGFILAYVGLGRVRPLPTPTQQPSVPQVYQVGQGTIRNDGYAYVTLYSSTPANIISAKIEGANIMSSAINPTVLQIGNNEVAIFFGNIQSLAPNTTYIITLTINIGGNIINISTAAVYQP; from the coding sequence ATGTCACAACAGAATACAGAATTGGAAGGAATCGGAAAATTAAGGGGTGGTTCTCTATTTATGATACTTTCTGTATTACTTGCGGCAATAGGAATTTTAGTAATTATATCCGCTGGCGTGTTAGGTGGAATGTTTTCAGTTGCGAGCGGAAACGTTGGTGGGGCAATTGCGGCTGGTATTGGCCTTTTGGCAGGGATTGCTATAGTAATACTAATTGGTGCTATCATAGGGCTAGTTGGCATATTGAGAATAAGGAGTGGTTTCAGTATTTTGAAGAGCTTAGGTAGGGATGTTGGTATAGGGGAAACTGGGACCACCCTCTATCTAGTAGGATTAATTATTATCATTATTGGAGCATTGCTTACATTTGTATTGATAGGAGTCCCAATATTGATTTTAGGTGAAATAATAGCACTGATTGGTGGGATACTAATTGGTATAGGGTTTTACAGGGTTGGTGAGCTATACAATGAGGGATTGGTCAAGATAGGTGGGATACTAATAATAATACCAATAGATATTCTTAATTTCGTAGGCTTTATTTTGGCATATGTAGGTCTAGGTAGAGTGAGACCATTGCCAACTCCTACACAACAGCCTTCAGTTCCCCAAGTCTATCAAGTTGGTCAAGGAACTATAAGGAATGATGGTTACGCTTATGTTACACTATACTCGTCAACCCCAGCTAACATTATCTCAGCGAAAATTGAGGGTGCGAACATTATGTCAAGTGCTATAAATCCTACTGTATTACAAATAGGTAATAACGAGGTAGCAATATTCTTTGGGAATATACAATCATTAGCTCCAAATACCACCTACATTATAACGTTAACCATAAACATTGGAGGAAATATAATTAACATATCTACAGCTGCAGTTTATCAACCATAA
- a CDS encoding 4Fe-4S binding protein → MEYETILKLFSLVYIIIMMALDFWIFDLILRREYVRVKGLLILLSIVLIMGFESLALAQLNVLLFILGLLLVLITLFSSFIIKDYTINVTRNWKYGLLLSLVIVFDELAMGYLYGSYFNPLPNPLLTAVNNPAYGAMMLGDAIFFLYILRRRSIMEFAITTFAISMAFMPSLYLMDRMLEFTMSLLTSFFMIVNIVLLYLTEMKMLTFQGQLVAISLSLFNLLMMLGLTFFASFNDLHFLTLSMIASMVWYFFLIFYNVPAKKISPKPFLFLVLVNLTELVMGFGESVLGFNLTNSLFVSTMNGEMMMSSHMMRSPFSNPFWWLFPINPLTMIIMTTMKYNLLGKLVMVPFMTVMTTTMAPFYVIMMGAEMSYLVYERFKKVKTRYLKAWTLGILTGIPIFVVLIPYYTNYYIFGMSGMIFPVTLTPFIISLIVIALFSTLFGRGVYCNIVCMSAHMWSNVFYEQFSAKKSSKVWDYLRWIFLVPMIVAFYLYVINQLGKINLSIDPLNFYGMFTLNYIWWFFYFLTPVFGIYSCARQGWCGFGTLTGIFNKVLFKIRAKDVNACKGCVSKACDASCPVKIPISSDISAKGYSNRISCIGCARCVDACDNLEIVNVLTILKNRESKSF, encoded by the coding sequence ATGGAATATGAGACTATACTCAAGTTGTTCTCTCTTGTTTACATTATTATAATGATGGCACTTGATTTTTGGATATTTGATTTAATTTTAAGAAGGGAATACGTAAGGGTTAAGGGTTTGCTAATTCTTCTTTCGATAGTATTGATAATGGGGTTTGAGAGTTTGGCATTGGCTCAGCTTAATGTATTGCTTTTCATACTTGGATTACTTCTAGTGTTGATAACCTTATTCTCATCTTTTATAATAAAGGATTACACTATTAATGTTACTAGAAATTGGAAATATGGGTTATTATTATCGTTGGTCATAGTTTTCGATGAGTTAGCAATGGGTTATCTTTATGGTAGTTACTTCAATCCTTTACCTAATCCTTTACTTACCGCAGTTAACAATCCTGCCTATGGCGCAATGATGTTAGGTGATGCGATTTTCTTCCTCTATATATTGAGGAGAAGAAGCATTATGGAGTTCGCCATAACCACATTTGCAATATCCATGGCCTTCATGCCCTCTCTTTATTTAATGGACAGAATGCTTGAGTTCACAATGTCGCTTTTGACTTCATTTTTCATGATAGTAAACATAGTGTTATTGTATTTAACAGAGATGAAAATGTTGACATTTCAAGGACAATTGGTTGCAATCTCCCTATCCTTGTTCAACCTCCTAATGATGCTTGGTTTAACCTTTTTTGCTTCATTTAACGACTTACATTTCCTTACCCTATCTATGATTGCGTCAATGGTTTGGTATTTCTTTTTGATATTTTACAATGTTCCTGCTAAGAAAATCTCACCTAAACCTTTCCTCTTCCTCGTATTAGTAAACTTAACGGAATTGGTAATGGGTTTTGGAGAGAGTGTATTAGGGTTCAATCTGACTAACTCACTCTTCGTTAGTACGATGAACGGCGAGATGATGATGAGTTCACATATGATGAGATCGCCTTTCAGTAATCCGTTTTGGTGGCTATTCCCAATTAACCCTTTAACAATGATTATTATGACAACAATGAAGTACAATTTACTTGGTAAACTAGTAATGGTACCATTCATGACTGTAATGACAACTACCATGGCCCCATTTTACGTAATAATGATGGGCGCTGAGATGAGCTATTTAGTTTATGAGAGGTTCAAGAAGGTTAAGACAAGATATTTAAAAGCGTGGACTTTAGGTATTCTAACCGGGATACCAATATTCGTAGTTTTGATCCCTTACTATACAAACTATTACATTTTCGGAATGAGTGGTATGATATTTCCCGTGACTTTAACACCTTTCATTATTTCCTTGATCGTAATTGCATTATTTTCAACGCTATTTGGTAGGGGTGTTTATTGTAACATTGTTTGCATGTCAGCTCACATGTGGTCTAATGTGTTCTATGAGCAATTCTCAGCTAAGAAGAGCAGTAAGGTTTGGGATTACTTGAGGTGGATCTTTCTCGTGCCAATGATTGTTGCATTTTACCTTTACGTTATAAACCAACTAGGGAAGATTAATCTTTCTATTGATCCCTTGAACTTTTACGGCATGTTCACACTTAACTATATATGGTGGTTCTTCTACTTCTTGACACCAGTTTTTGGAATATATTCATGTGCTAGGCAAGGCTGGTGTGGTTTTGGTACACTTACTGGGATATTTAATAAGGTGTTGTTTAAGATAAGGGCGAAGGACGTTAATGCATGTAAGGGGTGTGTTAGCAAGGCGTGTGATGCTTCTTGCCCAGTCAAAATCCCTATAAGTAGTGATATCTCAGCAAAGGGTTATTCGAATAGGATAAGTTGTATTGGTTGTGCTAGATGTGTTGATGCTTGTGATAACCTAGAAATTGTTAATGTTCTAACTATTCTGAAAAATAGGGAAAGTAAAAGTTTTTAA